A genome region from Thalassotalea euphylliae includes the following:
- the xdp1 gene encoding exosortase-dependent surface protein XDP1 has product MFLKPSKWILSGLVVVASSFANASTLTLNVENATQNGSDFGNSFTKNFSANGETQTLTITAWADTKSADGSSTDLLIEAAEIGDYPGGLGISNNTSGDGHTADNYQSNPNERDYDFFLLDFGDLSVTLNSITSGYLEYGASSTQVSVAAVTTGDLADKTWNQVDNNFSLSSGYGQFMGNSGSYYVNSFTSEAGEDLSSASSTRWIVGAFNHHFGGDASLESNDGFKLASIGFTTKPNKPGTSIPEPAPLALMLVALVALARRKVNK; this is encoded by the coding sequence ATGTTTCTAAAGCCAAGTAAATGGATACTTTCAGGACTAGTTGTCGTAGCTAGTTCATTCGCTAATGCGAGCACATTGACATTGAACGTTGAGAACGCAACACAAAATGGCTCGGATTTTGGTAATAGCTTTACCAAGAATTTTAGTGCAAATGGCGAAACTCAAACACTAACAATTACTGCGTGGGCTGATACAAAAAGTGCTGATGGCTCTTCCACTGATTTACTGATAGAGGCTGCAGAAATTGGTGACTATCCAGGAGGCTTAGGTATTTCTAACAACACTTCTGGCGATGGTCACACTGCGGACAACTATCAATCCAATCCAAACGAGCGTGATTACGACTTCTTCTTGCTTGATTTTGGTGATTTGAGCGTTACGTTAAACTCAATTACGTCTGGCTATCTAGAGTACGGAGCAAGTTCAACTCAGGTATCTGTTGCGGCAGTTACAACAGGAGACCTAGCCGATAAAACCTGGAATCAGGTAGACAATAACTTTTCATTGAGTTCGGGTTATGGTCAATTTATGGGAAATAGCGGCAGCTATTACGTTAACTCATTCACTTCTGAAGCTGGTGAGGATCTCAGTTCTGCCAGTTCAACAAGGTGGATCGTAGGTGCTTTTAATCACCATTTTGGTGGTGATGCTAGTTTAGAAAGTAATGATGGTTTTAAGTTAGCTAGTATCGGCTTTACAACCAAACCGAACAAACCAGGCACCTCTATTCCTGAGCCAGCACCACTTGCTTTGATGCTAGTTGCACTAGTTGCTTTAGCAAGGCGAAAAGTTAATAAATAA
- a CDS encoding amidohydrolase: MSLTSRFNLRRLFGLFLSSATLLALVTGVTSANAATTLIHNVKGYTINDGKLAEFSAIQFTDDKIDNVYATKPSGIDSSVKLIDGQGNTLLPGLIDAHGHVLNYGLSLMQVDLVNSTSEQEAVARVKAYREKNPEQRWVQGRGWNQVQWPVDQFPTAASLDKLFPNTPVFLGRVDGHAGWANSKAMALAGITKDTKAPVGGEIIKDSQGKPTGIFIDYAMNLITDKIPPLSNAEQKRVLVKAMKALAEVGLTSVHDAGVTAEHIELYQELAKDKQMPIRVNAMLYLPSPGWQQKLDDGQFASDDHFFQFNSVKIQSDGALGSRGAALHEDYSDQPGTKGILLHKDKDLANYIRTAMAKGYQVNTHAIGDHANTLTFDHYAKLIEQSGSQKMRHRIEHAQVLQLDDIPKFAKLNVIASIQATHATSDKNMAQDRIGKERLKGAYAWRSLLNAGARIANGSDFPVEPTNPFYGLHASITRQDRNNQPLGGWISEESLTTVESLKSFTIDAAYAGHQEGMLGSLEAGKQADFILIKEDLFTQEPSTIWQNKVLATWVAGKPVFTK, encoded by the coding sequence ATGAGCTTGACTTCAAGGTTTAATCTGCGCCGTCTATTTGGCCTATTTTTATCGTCGGCAACACTGCTAGCGTTAGTGACTGGTGTAACATCAGCCAACGCTGCCACAACGCTAATTCACAATGTAAAAGGCTATACCATCAACGATGGCAAGCTGGCAGAATTCTCTGCCATTCAGTTTACTGACGATAAAATTGACAATGTTTATGCGACTAAGCCAAGCGGCATTGATAGCTCAGTAAAGCTTATCGACGGGCAAGGCAATACACTATTGCCCGGCTTAATTGACGCTCATGGTCATGTCTTAAATTACGGCTTAAGTCTAATGCAAGTGGACTTGGTCAACTCCACCAGTGAGCAAGAAGCCGTCGCGCGCGTTAAAGCGTATCGTGAAAAAAACCCTGAACAGCGATGGGTACAAGGGCGAGGCTGGAACCAAGTGCAATGGCCAGTTGACCAATTTCCAACGGCTGCATCACTCGATAAGCTATTTCCAAACACTCCGGTATTCTTAGGTCGTGTCGACGGTCATGCTGGCTGGGCTAACAGCAAAGCAATGGCACTCGCAGGTATTACCAAAGATACTAAAGCCCCTGTTGGTGGCGAAATTATTAAAGACAGCCAAGGCAAGCCAACAGGTATATTCATTGATTACGCGATGAATTTGATCACAGATAAAATTCCGCCCCTGTCGAATGCAGAACAAAAACGTGTTTTAGTCAAAGCCATGAAGGCGCTAGCAGAAGTTGGCTTAACCAGTGTTCATGACGCTGGTGTGACCGCAGAGCACATTGAGCTTTACCAAGAGTTAGCAAAAGACAAACAAATGCCCATTCGCGTAAATGCCATGCTCTACCTACCAAGCCCTGGCTGGCAACAAAAGCTGGATGACGGCCAATTTGCCTCAGACGATCATTTCTTTCAATTTAATAGCGTAAAAATACAATCAGATGGTGCATTAGGAAGTCGCGGTGCAGCATTGCATGAAGACTACTCTGATCAACCGGGCACTAAAGGGATATTGCTGCATAAAGATAAAGATTTGGCGAATTACATTCGCACAGCTATGGCTAAAGGCTATCAGGTGAATACTCATGCGATCGGCGATCATGCCAATACCTTAACCTTTGATCACTATGCCAAACTGATTGAGCAATCCGGCAGCCAGAAAATGCGTCATCGCATTGAACATGCGCAAGTACTTCAACTCGATGATATTCCAAAATTTGCAAAGCTAAATGTTATTGCATCTATTCAAGCAACGCATGCAACCAGCGATAAAAATATGGCTCAAGACAGAATAGGCAAAGAACGACTCAAAGGTGCTTATGCTTGGCGCAGCTTACTTAACGCTGGTGCACGTATTGCCAATGGTTCAGATTTCCCCGTCGAACCAACTAATCCATTTTATGGCCTTCACGCGTCAATTACTCGCCAAGACAGAAACAACCAACCATTAGGAGGCTGGATTTCCGAAGAGTCACTTACCACGGTGGAAAGCCTTAAAAGTTTCACGATTGATGCCGCTTATGCTGGCCATCAAGAAGGTATGCTAGGCAGCTTGGAAGCTGGTAAACAAGCTGACTTTATCCTCATCAAAGAAGATTTGTTTACACAAGAGCCTAGTACGATTTGGCAAAACAAAGTGCTTGCAACTTGGGTGGCTGGGAAACCCGTTTTCACAAAGTAG
- the prsT gene encoding XrtA/PEP-CTERM system TPR-repeat protein PrsT — protein sequence MLRSFALLPLLASFSILASNDLEKAISAYQVDDIEAAYIHLKNTLNSDAENLPAKVLMGRVLLRKGLYSEGIQEFNDALAAGADANQFIFEQVRAMLLLGKNQELIDLLDNLILNKKNQIATLQIKSNAFIALEKYDQALGALKQAENLNSKDIGVISSLANFFIAERSFEQAWQYITLLTRLVPDNNKTWKLRADYFTAKGNAREALENLERAHQLAPEDPIVMRALAHKYTDAKQHEKALMLVETIIELTPNDPYARLLKSQLLTRTNQLDEAQQVLEDISAKLSLLTEAQKSSNASLAYISGAAALMQGNLELAQNELAFYTSYQPNDVAGLNMLSAIYLQLGKVDKAQELLERNEKVVLKDLGLSLKLFKVYLSTNKIYKAKSVLESLSSTFKDNSQILIAQANYLAKSKRYEEAMTLLKSRQPNAPSASYTLTKGLISLEMGNFKQALEVADSLLAISSENIDFINFKAVTLLKVGRPDQAVSLFTQVLDSTPEHYATKFNLASALAATNEHSEALRVVNSLTEQGHGGSALLLLKAKLARDTNQPQLAITTAQKLLTTSPNNVDTIAFLVEVYYRTGQFKEALTHVERLNDLVFLEPNHLASKAKILIQLQDYQAAQQTLKVLLGLAESANDFYQLSLLQSQAQDLEAAYHSIEQAIEKSPAEPVLHLTQAKLAIEMKPVVESQRLLDKLSQNYPEDANVYLLQGDLLFKQGKQKQAYAAYRQALSLDNQFEQAAAQLYVLASQGVNSRQFSQQMEKILTNKRGTMLMRNFLADFYLNHQQLDKAKHHYKLLAEASHGNKAVFYNNLANIYLDEDIDTAKAYADKALSLMPNSTAIMDTYAWVLAKQGSYTEALTKLRNANALNSEDPVISYHIGYTLHKLNRDGEAKLELKKAVSSTLDFKGKSDAQDLLRFLEVGEQGN from the coding sequence ATGCTCCGAAGTTTTGCTCTATTACCTTTACTTGCTAGTTTTTCAATACTTGCATCAAACGATCTTGAAAAAGCAATTAGCGCGTATCAAGTCGATGATATTGAAGCGGCATATATTCACCTAAAAAACACACTCAATAGCGATGCGGAAAACCTACCTGCCAAAGTACTTATGGGCAGAGTACTCTTGCGTAAGGGTTTGTACTCAGAAGGTATTCAAGAATTTAATGACGCACTTGCTGCTGGTGCTGACGCTAACCAATTTATCTTCGAACAAGTAAGGGCAATGTTACTATTAGGCAAAAACCAAGAGCTAATTGACTTATTAGATAACCTTATATTAAACAAAAAAAATCAAATCGCTACACTGCAAATAAAAAGTAATGCGTTTATCGCGTTAGAAAAATATGATCAAGCATTAGGAGCACTAAAGCAGGCTGAAAACCTCAACTCCAAAGATATAGGCGTAATTAGTTCTCTTGCTAATTTTTTCATTGCCGAGCGCTCATTTGAACAAGCTTGGCAGTATATCACGCTACTAACAAGGCTTGTTCCTGACAATAATAAAACGTGGAAGCTAAGAGCGGATTATTTTACAGCTAAAGGTAATGCGCGCGAGGCGTTAGAAAATTTAGAAAGAGCACATCAGTTGGCTCCTGAAGACCCTATCGTGATGCGCGCTTTAGCGCACAAATACACCGATGCAAAGCAGCACGAGAAGGCATTAATGTTAGTTGAAACCATTATCGAGCTTACACCTAATGACCCCTATGCCCGCTTATTGAAGAGTCAGCTGTTAACGCGTACCAATCAACTCGATGAAGCTCAACAAGTCCTTGAAGATATCAGCGCAAAGCTGTCTTTACTGACAGAAGCACAAAAAAGCAGCAATGCATCATTAGCCTATATTTCTGGTGCTGCGGCCCTTATGCAAGGTAACTTGGAGCTCGCGCAAAATGAGTTAGCGTTCTACACTAGCTACCAACCTAATGACGTTGCAGGGCTTAATATGCTAAGCGCAATATATCTGCAACTGGGTAAAGTCGATAAGGCTCAAGAATTATTAGAGCGTAACGAAAAAGTTGTACTAAAAGATTTAGGCTTATCATTAAAGCTGTTTAAGGTGTACTTAAGTACCAACAAAATATACAAAGCTAAAAGTGTCCTTGAAAGTTTATCTAGTACATTCAAAGACAACAGCCAAATTCTTATCGCCCAAGCTAATTACCTTGCTAAAAGTAAGCGCTACGAAGAAGCGATGACATTGCTTAAAAGCCGACAGCCAAATGCACCGAGTGCAAGTTACACCCTTACAAAGGGGCTTATTTCGTTGGAAATGGGTAACTTTAAACAAGCACTCGAAGTAGCAGATAGTTTGCTTGCGATAAGCTCAGAAAACATCGACTTTATTAATTTTAAAGCGGTCACCTTACTTAAAGTCGGTAGACCAGACCAAGCAGTATCGCTGTTTACACAAGTGCTTGATAGCACGCCTGAGCATTATGCGACTAAGTTTAATCTCGCAAGCGCTTTAGCAGCAACAAATGAACACAGTGAAGCTTTGAGGGTAGTTAATTCATTGACTGAACAAGGTCACGGAGGCTCAGCATTACTCCTGTTAAAAGCCAAATTAGCCCGTGACACCAACCAACCGCAACTTGCAATTACAACAGCGCAAAAATTGCTGACAACCTCGCCGAATAACGTTGATACGATTGCGTTTTTAGTCGAGGTTTATTATCGCACAGGTCAATTTAAAGAAGCTTTAACACACGTAGAGCGCTTAAATGATTTAGTTTTCCTTGAACCTAATCATTTGGCATCTAAAGCGAAAATACTTATTCAATTACAAGATTATCAAGCAGCCCAACAAACATTGAAAGTACTACTTGGGCTCGCGGAATCTGCAAATGACTTCTACCAGTTGAGCTTATTACAAAGCCAAGCACAAGATTTGGAAGCCGCTTATCATAGTATCGAGCAAGCGATAGAGAAATCGCCAGCTGAGCCTGTTTTGCACTTAACACAAGCGAAACTAGCAATTGAAATGAAACCAGTTGTTGAAAGTCAGCGCTTATTAGACAAGCTATCACAGAACTATCCAGAAGATGCCAATGTATACCTGTTGCAAGGCGACTTGCTATTTAAGCAAGGAAAGCAAAAACAGGCATATGCTGCTTATCGCCAAGCACTCTCACTCGATAACCAATTTGAACAAGCAGCAGCTCAACTATACGTGTTGGCAAGTCAGGGAGTTAATAGCAGGCAGTTTAGCCAACAGATGGAAAAAATATTAACGAATAAGCGAGGAACAATGCTAATGCGAAACTTTCTTGCTGATTTTTACTTAAATCATCAACAACTTGATAAAGCTAAGCATCATTACAAATTACTAGCAGAAGCAAGCCATGGAAACAAAGCTGTTTTCTATAACAACTTGGCAAATATTTACCTAGATGAAGATATCGACACTGCTAAAGCCTATGCTGATAAAGCGTTATCTTTAATGCCAAATTCAACGGCAATCATGGATACTTACGCCTGGGTGCTAGCTAAGCAAGGTAGTTACACTGAGGCACTAACAAAGCTTAGAAATGCTAACGCGCTAAACTCTGAAGATCCTGTCATCTCTTATCATATCGGCTATACCTTACATAAATTAAATCGCGATGGCGAAGCAAAGCTTGAGCTGAAAAAAGCCGTAAGTAGTACGCTAGATTTTAAAGGTAAGAGTGATGCGCAAGACTTGCTACGTTTCTTAGAAGTTGGTGAGCAAGGCAACTAA
- a CDS encoding HlyC/CorC family transporter translates to MSEDNPHSSNGSASKSFLDKIVQAFTGEPQNKEELVDVINDAEDRELIKPETKQMIEGVLEVSEMRVREIMIPRSQIVSLDINQPLADFLPIILESAHSRFPVVNDDIDHVEGILLAKDLLAHAFKENGDNFTLSDLIRPAMIIPESKKVESLLKEFRAKRYHMAIVVDEYGGVSGLVTIEDILELIVGEIEDETDDELEEEIKHLAGNVYQVKALTDLEDFDDYFNCEFDEADSDTIGGIVLHQFGHMPQKGEEVAIGNWAFKVVSADSRRLQVLQVTVPKDHEVNGKVAD, encoded by the coding sequence ATGAGCGAAGACAACCCCCATTCTAGCAACGGCTCTGCAAGTAAATCATTTCTCGACAAAATAGTTCAAGCATTTACTGGAGAGCCGCAAAATAAAGAAGAACTCGTTGATGTGATAAATGACGCAGAAGATCGCGAGTTAATCAAACCAGAAACCAAGCAAATGATTGAGGGGGTTCTGGAAGTTTCCGAAATGCGTGTCCGTGAGATCATGATCCCACGCTCGCAAATTGTCTCATTAGACATTAACCAGCCACTGGCTGATTTCCTACCTATTATCTTAGAGTCGGCGCACTCGCGTTTTCCTGTAGTTAACGACGATATTGACCACGTAGAAGGTATTCTGCTGGCGAAAGACTTGCTTGCTCATGCGTTCAAGGAAAATGGTGATAACTTTACGTTAAGCGATTTAATTCGCCCAGCCATGATTATTCCAGAGAGTAAGAAGGTTGAATCGCTACTCAAAGAATTCCGCGCTAAACGCTACCATATGGCGATTGTCGTTGATGAATACGGCGGAGTTTCTGGGTTAGTTACCATTGAAGATATTCTGGAATTAATCGTTGGTGAAATTGAAGATGAAACCGACGACGAGTTGGAAGAAGAAATCAAACACTTGGCCGGTAACGTTTATCAAGTAAAAGCGTTAACGGATTTAGAAGATTTCGACGATTACTTTAACTGTGAGTTTGATGAAGCGGATTCAGATACTATCGGCGGTATCGTCTTACATCAATTTGGCCATATGCCACAAAAAGGCGAAGAAGTGGCAATTGGCAACTGGGCATTTAAAGTGGTGTCTGCCGACAGCCGTCGCCTACAGGTATTGCAAGTTACCGTTCCAAAAGATCACGAAGTGAATGGTAAAGTCGCCGACTAG
- a CDS encoding PhoH family protein, with protein sequence MSTDNSTLLTLEPVDNARQANLCGPLDDNLKTIERRLGVEISYRGNEFKIVGSPSNTEAVCDLLKELYVETETVKGKMKTITAEMVHLGILNANVLEQAPSKVDVDYEKMVTIKTKRGIVKPRNLNQSAYVQNVITHDISFGIGPAGTGKTYLAVACAVDALERQEIRRILLTRPAVEAGEKLGFLPGDLSQKVDPYLRPLYDALFEMLGFEKVEKLIERNVIEIAPLAYMRGRTLNDAFIILDESQNTTVEQMKMFLTRIGFNSRAVITGDITQVDLPRGQKSGLRHAIEVLPNIPGISFNFFQSKDVVRHPVVARIVEAYDAHDTKMAKLKAERKAQESAQKQAELAVQATAANIVTAAQENTQQSASKVQESKERPNTEQKTSNDDNT encoded by the coding sequence TTGAGCACAGATAACAGCACCTTGCTAACCTTAGAGCCCGTCGACAATGCCCGTCAGGCAAACCTTTGTGGCCCACTAGACGATAACTTAAAAACCATTGAACGCCGCCTTGGTGTAGAAATTAGCTATCGTGGCAACGAGTTTAAAATTGTCGGCAGTCCATCCAACACGGAAGCGGTTTGTGACTTGCTCAAAGAGTTGTACGTCGAAACTGAAACCGTTAAAGGCAAGATGAAAACCATAACTGCTGAGATGGTGCATTTAGGCATTCTTAACGCCAATGTGTTAGAGCAAGCGCCTAGTAAGGTTGATGTCGACTATGAAAAAATGGTCACCATCAAAACTAAGCGCGGTATTGTGAAGCCGCGTAACCTGAATCAATCAGCCTATGTGCAAAATGTCATTACCCACGATATCAGCTTTGGTATTGGTCCAGCAGGTACGGGTAAAACATACTTAGCGGTTGCCTGTGCGGTAGATGCGCTAGAACGCCAAGAAATTCGTCGTATATTGCTAACACGCCCAGCGGTTGAAGCCGGTGAAAAATTAGGTTTCTTACCAGGTGATTTATCACAGAAGGTCGACCCTTACTTGCGCCCACTTTACGATGCCTTGTTTGAAATGCTTGGCTTTGAAAAAGTCGAAAAGCTGATTGAGCGCAATGTTATTGAGATCGCACCACTGGCATACATGCGCGGCCGTACATTAAACGATGCTTTTATTATTCTGGATGAAAGCCAGAACACGACGGTTGAGCAAATGAAAATGTTCCTAACCCGTATTGGCTTTAATTCGCGCGCGGTGATCACCGGTGACATTACCCAAGTTGATTTACCACGAGGGCAAAAATCAGGTTTACGCCATGCCATTGAGGTATTGCCAAACATTCCAGGTATTAGCTTTAACTTTTTCCAATCAAAAGATGTTGTCCGCCACCCTGTGGTTGCACGTATCGTTGAAGCTTACGACGCCCATGACACTAAAATGGCCAAGTTAAAGGCAGAGCGCAAAGCCCAAGAAAGTGCGCAAAAGCAAGCAGAATTAGCCGTACAAGCCACGGCAGCGAATATTGTTACTGCAGCTCAAGAAAACACGCAGCAAAGCGCTAGCAAAGTACAAGAGAGCAAAGAACGGCCAAACACAGAGCAAAAGACCTCTAATGACGATAACACTTGA
- the ybeY gene encoding rRNA maturation RNase YbeY: MTITLDIQRAVEADVTAGLVENDQLPSNEDFQRWAEAALLQYDKPFELTIRLVDAAESQSLNHTYRDKDKPTNVLSFPFEVPEGIEMDLLGDLVICAQVVENEAKEQNKTRAAHWAHMTIHGCLHLLGFDHISDDEAEEMEALEIDILKNLGFNNPYELT; this comes from the coding sequence ATGACGATAACACTTGATATTCAGCGAGCCGTTGAAGCGGATGTAACCGCAGGCCTAGTTGAAAATGACCAACTGCCAAGTAATGAAGACTTTCAGCGCTGGGCAGAAGCTGCACTGCTGCAATACGACAAGCCATTTGAACTTACCATACGCTTAGTCGATGCGGCTGAAAGTCAGTCGCTCAACCATACCTATCGCGATAAAGACAAACCAACCAATGTGCTGTCATTTCCATTTGAAGTACCAGAAGGCATTGAAATGGACTTGCTCGGCGATCTGGTTATTTGCGCGCAAGTGGTTGAAAACGAAGCAAAGGAACAAAATAAAACCCGTGCAGCCCACTGGGCACATATGACCATTCACGGATGCTTGCATTTACTTGGCTTTGATCATATAAGTGATGACGAGGCGGAAGAAATGGAAGCCTTAGAAATAGACATTCTAAAAAATCTTGGGTTTAATAACCCCTACGAATTAACATAG
- the lnt gene encoding apolipoprotein N-acyltransferase — MILSTLKGTASRVKSASLVWQNWLSFIAGLAMVFAYAPYSQWWLSFAALTCWGTLVHGQSPKLAAVRSYFFGLGWFGAGISWVHVSIDQFGGLPLIASLGLMALLCAYLALFPALASYLSARCSTSRQLNLLLFPSIWLLTEWLRGWVLTGFPWLSIGYSQLNSPLASLAPIIGEVGISFIMLVIVTSALTLYFKQQVKLAGALLTSCVLGILVSQQLTFVKPSGEKKSVALVQGNIAQELKWAPEQEWPSMLKYLDLTRANYDADLIVWPESAIPKIEPLAGEFLDMADSAAALNNTAIITGIINYNFESKEYFNSLIVLGKESATDTSGSYFYPNANRFYKHHLLPIGEFVPFQEWLRPIAPFFNLPMSSFTRGNYIQSNLKANGLSITPLICFEIAFPEQLHANFKADTDMLLTVSNDAWFGTSHGPHQHMEIAQMRALEFGRPLVRSTNTGVTAAVDHQGQFIARIPQFEEQVLKADVALVKGYTPFSRYQRYPTYILATLLFLLIIGVTRKTKI, encoded by the coding sequence ATGATCCTTAGCACACTCAAAGGTACTGCCAGTCGCGTCAAGTCGGCCAGCTTGGTCTGGCAAAACTGGCTAAGCTTTATTGCCGGCTTAGCCATGGTATTCGCTTATGCCCCCTACAGCCAATGGTGGCTAAGTTTTGCTGCGCTTACCTGCTGGGGCACGCTAGTACATGGCCAATCGCCGAAGCTCGCCGCCGTGCGTAGCTATTTTTTCGGCCTTGGTTGGTTTGGTGCCGGGATCAGCTGGGTACATGTTAGCATTGACCAGTTTGGCGGCCTGCCATTAATTGCTTCGCTTGGCTTAATGGCGCTGCTATGTGCCTATTTAGCCCTGTTTCCTGCGCTCGCTAGCTATCTTAGTGCAAGATGCTCAACCAGCCGACAGCTTAACTTACTACTGTTCCCTAGTATTTGGCTGCTAACCGAGTGGCTGCGCGGCTGGGTATTAACTGGCTTTCCATGGCTTTCAATTGGCTACAGCCAACTCAATTCTCCGTTGGCAAGTCTCGCTCCGATAATTGGCGAAGTGGGTATCAGCTTCATAATGCTGGTCATAGTGACCAGTGCGCTTACTCTGTATTTTAAGCAACAAGTTAAACTCGCTGGCGCCCTGCTCACGAGCTGTGTGCTAGGTATTCTTGTCAGCCAGCAATTGACGTTTGTGAAACCTTCAGGTGAAAAGAAATCGGTCGCACTTGTACAAGGCAATATCGCGCAAGAGCTTAAATGGGCCCCAGAGCAAGAATGGCCAAGCATGTTAAAGTATTTAGACTTAACACGAGCCAACTACGATGCCGACCTAATTGTTTGGCCAGAATCGGCGATCCCCAAAATAGAGCCACTAGCTGGCGAATTTCTTGATATGGCCGATAGCGCTGCCGCGCTTAATAACACTGCGATTATTACCGGCATTATTAATTACAACTTTGAAAGCAAAGAGTACTTCAATAGTTTAATTGTCTTAGGTAAGGAAAGCGCTACCGATACCAGTGGCAGTTACTTCTATCCAAATGCCAACCGCTTTTATAAGCACCATTTATTGCCGATTGGTGAATTTGTACCATTTCAAGAATGGCTGCGACCTATTGCACCGTTTTTCAACTTGCCAATGTCATCCTTTACCCGTGGCAATTACATTCAATCAAATTTAAAGGCGAATGGCTTATCTATTACACCGCTAATTTGCTTTGAGATTGCCTTCCCAGAACAACTTCACGCTAATTTTAAAGCTGACACCGACATGTTGCTCACCGTTAGTAACGACGCTTGGTTTGGCACTTCTCATGGACCACACCAGCATATGGAAATCGCACAAATGCGCGCCTTAGAATTTGGTCGGCCGTTAGTTCGTTCTACTAATACTGGCGTAACGGCCGCGGTTGATCATCAAGGTCAGTTTATTGCTCGCATTCCACAGTTTGAAGAGCAGGTACTTAAAGCAGACGTAGCGCTAGTAAAAGGTTACACGCCGTTTAGCCGATATCAGCGCTATCCAACCTATATTCTGGCAACACTTTTGTTTTTGCTTATCATCGGCGTTACTCGAAAAACAAAAATTTAG
- the miaB gene encoding tRNA (N6-isopentenyl adenosine(37)-C2)-methylthiotransferase MiaB encodes MSKKLYIKTWGCQMNEYDSQKMADLLDSTHGFSLAEEAEDADVILLNTCSIREKAQEKVFHQLGRWKLLKNDNPDLIIGVGGCVASQEGDAIRERAPYVDMVFGPQTLHRLPEMIQQVSGEKAPVVDVSFPEIEKFDRLPEPKAEGASAFVSIMEGCSKYCTFCVVPYTRGEEVSRPSDDVLYEIAQLAEQGVREVNLLGQNVNAYRGENHDGTICRFSELLRLVATIDGIDRIRYTTSHPVEFTDDIIEVYKDVPELVSHLHLPVQSGCDRILTQMKRGHTALEYKSQIRKLRKARPDICMSSDFIIGFPGETDFDFEQTMNLIKDIDFDLSFSFIYSARPGTPAADLPDDISEETKKQRLQILQDRISQQALRIARQMLGTEQRILVEGPSKKNPMELRGRTENNRIVNFEAPHHVIGQFVDVEITDVYANSLRGKLVREEKDMGLRIAHSPSDILANSHHEANAAASTNGTDDLGVGTFTP; translated from the coding sequence ATGAGTAAAAAGTTATATATTAAAACCTGGGGCTGTCAAATGAACGAGTATGACTCGCAGAAAATGGCAGATTTACTGGATTCAACACACGGTTTCTCGTTAGCCGAAGAAGCAGAAGACGCCGACGTGATATTACTCAACACCTGCTCTATCCGCGAAAAAGCGCAAGAAAAAGTATTTCACCAGTTAGGTCGCTGGAAGTTACTAAAAAATGACAACCCAGATTTGATCATTGGCGTTGGCGGCTGTGTTGCCTCGCAAGAAGGCGATGCGATTCGTGAGCGTGCACCCTATGTAGATATGGTCTTTGGTCCACAAACCCTTCACCGTTTACCAGAAATGATCCAACAAGTATCTGGCGAAAAAGCGCCAGTTGTTGATGTTAGCTTCCCAGAAATTGAAAAGTTTGACCGCCTACCTGAGCCAAAAGCAGAAGGCGCAAGTGCATTTGTTTCTATTATGGAAGGTTGTAGTAAGTACTGTACCTTCTGTGTTGTACCTTACACCCGTGGTGAAGAAGTTAGCCGTCCGTCAGATGACGTTTTATATGAAATCGCGCAATTAGCGGAACAAGGGGTTCGTGAAGTTAACCTATTGGGCCAAAACGTAAATGCTTACCGCGGTGAAAACCATGATGGTACTATCTGTCGCTTCTCTGAATTATTGCGTTTAGTGGCAACCATTGACGGTATTGACCGCATTCGCTATACAACCTCGCATCCAGTAGAGTTTACTGACGATATTATTGAAGTTTACAAAGACGTACCTGAATTGGTTAGTCACCTGCATTTGCCAGTACAAAGTGGCTGTGACCGCATTTTAACGCAAATGAAGCGCGGTCATACTGCACTTGAATACAAATCGCAAATTCGCAAATTGCGTAAAGCGCGCCCTGACATTTGCATGTCATCTGACTTTATCATTGGCTTCCCGGGTGAAACTGATTTTGATTTTGAACAGACGATGAACCTGATCAAAGATATCGATTTTGATTTAAGCTTTAGCTTTATCTATAGCGCTCGCCCAGGTACACCAGCTGCTGACTTACCTGACGATATCAGCGAAGAAACCAAGAAACAGCGCCTACAGATCTTGCAAGATCGCATTAGCCAGCAAGCATTGCGCATTGCGCGCCAAATGTTAGGCACAGAACAACGTATTTTGGTTGAAGGTCCATCGAAGAAAAATCCAATGGAACTTCGTGGCCGTACCGAAAACAACCGTATTGTGAACTTTGAAGCACCGCACCACGTAATTGGTCAGTTCGTTGATGTTGAAATTACTGACGTATACGCTAACTCATTGCGCGGTAAGCTGGTTCGTGAAGAAAAAGACATGGGTTTACGCATTGCGCATTCACCGTCTGATATCTTGGCCAACAGCCATCATGAAGCTAATGCGGCGGCAAGTACCAATGGCACCGACGACTTAGGTGTTGGCACGTTTACGCCTTAG